The genomic region AGGCGAGGAGGCGCCCCTGGAGGGCGGCGCCTGGCCGCTCATCTCGGCGTCCCCCATTCCGTACACTCCGCGCAACCAGGTGCCCCAGGAAATGACCCGCGCGGACATGGACGAGGCCGTGGCCGACTACGTCGCCGCGACCGAACGCGCGCACGCGGCCGGCTTCGACCTGCTCGAAGTGCACATGGCGCACGGCTACCTGCTGGCCGCGTTCATCTCGCCGCTCACCAACGAGCGCGTCGATGAGTTCGGCGGCTCGCTGGAGAACCGCATGCGCTTCCCGCTCGAAGTATTCGACGCCGTGCGCGCCGTGTGGCCCCCCCACAAGCCCATGTCGGTGCGCATCAGCGCCGTCGACTGGAAGCCGAGGGGCATGAATCCCGAGGACGCGGTGGAGGTGGCGCGCCTGTTGAAGGACCACGACTGCGACATCGTGGACGTGTCCGCGGGCCAGACGGTACCCGATCAGGAGCCCGAATACGGGCGGCTGTTCCAGACGCCCTTCAGCGACCGCATCCGCCACGAGGTGGGCATCCACACGATGGCGGTCGGCAACATCTCGTCCTTCATGGACGTGAACACGATCCTCGCCGCGGGCCGCGCGGACCTGTGCATGCTCGCGCGGGCGCATCTCTACGATCCATACTGGACGCGCCACGCCGCGTACACGCTCGGGTGGGACCTGGAGTGGCCCGACCCCTACAAGTCGGTGCAGCGCTACACGCCCCGCCTGGGCTTTCGGGATGAGGCCGAGTAGCGCTCCAGGCGGGTCACACGGTTGCTCACGGCGACACGGGGAGGAGCGTCAGAATGAAGTTTCTGGTTCGGGGCCTGATGGTGATCGCCGCGCTCGTCGCGCTCATCATCGTGGTGGGTCTTTTCCTGCCCCGGGACCACGCGGCGAGCGTCGAAGTGACCTACGCGACGGCGCCGCCCGAAGTGTGGGCCGCCATGGAACGCGTGGAGGAATACCCCGCGTGGCGGCGCGGCATCGACTCGGTGGCGCTGCTGCAGGATCGCGACGGCCGCCGGGCATGGCGGGAGTTTACCGGGCGGGGCGGGATGAGTATGGGCGTGGAAGAAAGCGATCCTGGACGCCGCTGGGTGGTGCGCATCCTGGACGACGATCTCCCCTTCGGCGGCACCTGGACCTACGAGCTGAGTCCTGACGGCGCCGGGACCCGCC from Gemmatimonadota bacterium harbors:
- a CDS encoding SRPBCC family protein — protein: MKFLVRGLMVIAALVALIIVVGLFLPRDHAASVEVTYATAPPEVWAAMERVEEYPAWRRGIDSVALLQDRDGRRAWREFTGRGGMSMGVEESDPGRRWVVRILDDDLPFGGTWTYELSPDGAGTRLVLTEEGSVYNPIFRFVSRFIMGHDATMRAWTDDLRAHLGEADA